CGAAGCCGAGCAGCATCTGGCTCATGCCGCTCATCTCGCGTTCGATCATCTCGGCCTGCTCGTCGGCGAGGACCTGGGCGGTCTTGGCGTCGGCGCCCTTCGGCAGCACCTTCTCGACCCCGGCGAGGATCTTCTCCTGGTCGGCCCCGGCGGCGCCGGCCACGGTGATCCCGTCGAAGACCCCGGGCTGGAGGTAGAGCTTCTGGGCCTCGGCGGTGTCGAAGAGCACCAGGCTGCCGCCCGTGGTCACGGCGCCGTCGTCGGTGGTGAAGACGCCGGAGAGGGTGTACTCGCGCACCGGGCCGTTGGTGGCGACGCGCACGGTGTCGCCGATCGTGTACTCGCCCTTCCGCGCGCTCTCCTTGTCCAGGGCGATCTGGCCCGCCTTCGCCGGGCCGGTGCCCTGGACGAAGTCGTAGGCGGCGTCCTCGCCGTCCGTGCCCGGGAAGTAGTTGGAGCCCTTGGCGCCCCAGTCGCTGCCGATCAGCTTGCCGTCCTGGTCGGCGACGGCGGCGAAGCCGCCCACGCGGCCGGTGGCCTCGGCGACGCCGTCGACCGCGTCGATCCGCTTCAGGGTGGCGTCGCTGAGGCCGCCCCGGACGGTTTCGCCGCCGTCCTCACGGCTGGGGCTGGTGACCGCCACGGCGACGTTGTCGAAGCTCTTGGCGGACTGCTTGTTGAAGGCGTTGCCGAGGGTGTCGGTGAAGACCAGGGTGCCGGAGACGAAGGCCACGCCGAGCATCACGGCGAGCACGGTCATCAGCAGTCTGGCCTTGTGCGCGAGCACATTGCGCAGGGCGGTACGGAACATGTCGATTCAAGTCCTGGGTCGGTGGCGGTCGTGCCGGGCCGGGCGGGCCCCGAGGGTCCGGAGAGGTGCTGGGCGGGGTCGGCTCAGCTCGTCCGGCCCTTGGCGTCGAACGCCTTCATGCGGTCGAGCACCGCGTCGGCGGTGGGGTGCTCCATCTCGTCGACGATCCGGCCGTCCGCCAGGAAGACCACCCGGTCGGCGTAGGAGGCGGCGACGGGGTCGTGGGTGACCATCACCACGGTCTGGCCCAGCTCGCGCACCGAGTTGCGGAGGAAGCCGAGGACCTCGGCGCCGGAGCGGGAGTCCAGGTTTCCGGTGGGCTCGTCACCGAAGATGATCTCCGGCTGGGAGGCGAGGGCGCGGGCGACGGCGACGCGCTGCTGCTGACCGCCGGAGAGCTGCGTGGGCCGGTGGCTCAGCCGCCCGGAGAGCCCGACCATCTCGATCACGGAGTTCAGCCACCGGCGGTCGGGCTTGCGGCCGGCTATGTCCATCGGGAGCGTGATGTTCTCCAGCGCGGTGAGCGTGGGGAGCAGGTTGAACGCCTGGAAGATGAAGCCGATCTTGTCCCGGCGGAGCTGGGTGAGCTGCTTGTCCTTGAGGGAGCCCAGCTCGGTCTCGCCGATCCGGACGGAGCCCGAGCTGAAGCTGTCGAGCCCGGCGACGCAGTGCATCAGGGTCGACTTGCCGGAGCCCGAGGGCCCCATGATCGCGGTGAACTCGGCCTGCCGGAAGTCGACGCTGACCCGGTCCAGGGCCACCACCTGGGTCTCGCCCTCCCCGTACACCTTGGACAGTTCCGTGGCGCGGGCGGCCACGGCGGTGGCGCGGTGTGCGATGGGCATGGTGGTCACGGGGGCACTCCTGTTCGGGCGGGTCGATCCGGGGACCCGGGGGCGGCCACTGCGGGAGGCCGTCTCCGAGGACACACACCATCCTGTCCTTGTTCCGGGCGGGGATCGTCAGCCCCCGTGCCCGTTCCCGGGGCCCCCTTTGGTCGCACCAGGAGCGGCGATCATCCTCCTTGGGTATGACGGTGCCCCTGAGGGCGGAAAGGGGACGGGGCGCT
The nucleotide sequence above comes from Streptomyces clavuligerus. Encoded proteins:
- a CDS encoding ABC transporter ATP-binding protein encodes the protein MTTMPIAHRATAVAARATELSKVYGEGETQVVALDRVSVDFRQAEFTAIMGPSGSGKSTLMHCVAGLDSFSSGSVRIGETELGSLKDKQLTQLRRDKIGFIFQAFNLLPTLTALENITLPMDIAGRKPDRRWLNSVIEMVGLSGRLSHRPTQLSGGQQQRVAVARALASQPEIIFGDEPTGNLDSRSGAEVLGFLRNSVRELGQTVVMVTHDPVAASYADRVVFLADGRIVDEMEHPTADAVLDRMKAFDAKGRTS